The genomic window GCGCGATGCCCGACCCGCCACCCCGGGGGAGCGACGGCGCCCGGAACGCCCTTGCATGGGCCACCGACGGTGGCTCCACTCGTCGCGACCACTTGCTCGAAATTGCAAGCGAAATTGGATCGCAAGATGTTACCTCCAGGTGGCTTGCGGCCGATGGGACGTTTGGGTTCGTGGGTCGCGATTTGTTCTGCAATCCGCTTCCGAGGTCGCGGGCACGCGGGCAGGAACTCTTCCCGTTGCGTCGCGACGCGAATGCCGGGAGGCTGCCCGGTGATCCCGATTTGATACGGACCGCGTCATGGAAATCCTCCCTCCGCGCATATCTCGGCGCTATACCCTGGACGGTCCGCACCGGGATCTGCCCGGTTCCATGAGAATTGAGCCAATTCCGACATGGACGCGACGCGGCGAGAGTTGACCCGTCTCGCGTGTCGACGGGGTCGATCGGGTCATGCGGACGATGCGAACCGGTTTGAGCATTTCGGCACCGCCCGCGGGTCGGCCCGGCGTGTAGACTTGCCGCGATCCGAGCACCAGTCGACCGAGGGGAGTCTCCATGATTCAGAAGGCCCCGGGCCCCGGCGTATCGCCTCGCGGCTTGCACCCTGCCCGTCATGCCGCGATCCTCGGGGGCCTCTCGCTGGCTCTCATCGCGATGATGGCCACGCCGAGTCCGGCCGGGACGGCCGCGAAGGACCCGCGTCCGTCGAAGGCCCGCAACGAGGACCAATCGGCCGCCAGGGCCGAGAAAAGGGCCGCGAAGAAGGAGGCGGCGGCCAGGGCCCACGCCGAGGCGAAGGCCGAGGCCAGGGCGAAGGCGGCGGCCCGTGCGCAGGCTGGCAAGGCGAGGCCCGCGGCAAGGCCGGGGGCCAGGAACGCCAAGGCGCCGGCGAAGGTCGCCATTCCGGTCGGTAGTCAACCGGCCGCCCCGCGGACCATACCCCCGTCCCCGACGCCCCCTCGGGCCTCCGTACCATCGCCGCCCTCGGCCCCGGCGGGCCCATCCGCCCCGAGCCCCCCGGCGGGCACGGTGCCGGCGGCCGATCCCATCGACGGCCCGATCACCCCGGACGAGCAGGCGGTCCTGATCCTCACCAACCAGTATCGGATCGCGAACGGGCTCCCGACCCTCGCGTGGAATCCCGCCCTGAGTCGCGCCGCGAGGTCCCAGTGCCGGGCGATGGCCGCCGCCGGGATGGTCTCGCACACCATCAGCGGCGTCGGCCCGGCCGATCGCATCGCCGCCCAGGGCTTCGATGCGACGGCCTGGGGCGAGAACCTCTACGCCGGTTTCCTGAACTACGGGACGCCGACGGCCGCGGTGGACGGCTGGGTCGCCTCCGAGACGCACCGCGAGAACTTGCTGAACGCGACGTTCCAGAACGTCGGCAT from Aquisphaera giovannonii includes these protein-coding regions:
- a CDS encoding CAP domain-containing protein, producing MPAADPIDGPITPDEQAVLILTNQYRIANGLPTLAWNPALSRAARSQCRAMAAAGMVSHTISGVGPADRIAAQGFDATAWGENLYAGFLNYGTPTAAVDGWVASETHRENLLNATFQNVGIGVATVDGVSYFTQDFGTSR